One Pseudomonas entomophila genomic window carries:
- a CDS encoding DUF4123 domain-containing protein yields the protein MTCETLTPEAWLAANPLADGERLYVVFGSVSEADALAAYRRHDGFQVPLPLWKGTPYAGWLEAMPYLVEAAPQGEFLAWCGTAGCRDWGWLAVSSHPPAQVFEYLRSLTQVKLPDGTAVFLRLWDGHQLLALLDHEQAGSPTLLPVFSRVWSNGQARSLRQAARLNIEPFPWWPVSAELLEHLHRRDPGPVIDNLMQWLREVHPDLYFALPEATLRCKVERLALGAPLDTPAMERLLAHVNKDITP from the coding sequence GTGACCTGTGAAACCCTCACCCCCGAAGCCTGGCTCGCGGCCAATCCCCTGGCCGATGGCGAACGTCTGTACGTGGTGTTCGGCAGCGTCAGCGAGGCCGACGCGCTGGCGGCTTACCGCCGACACGACGGTTTTCAGGTACCCCTGCCGTTGTGGAAAGGCACCCCCTACGCCGGCTGGCTCGAAGCCATGCCCTACCTGGTGGAGGCCGCGCCCCAGGGCGAGTTCCTCGCCTGGTGCGGCACCGCCGGTTGCCGCGACTGGGGCTGGCTGGCGGTGTCGTCGCACCCGCCCGCGCAGGTGTTCGAGTACCTGCGCAGCCTGACCCAGGTGAAGCTGCCGGACGGCACTGCGGTGTTCCTGCGCCTGTGGGACGGCCACCAACTGCTGGCCCTGCTCGACCACGAGCAGGCCGGTTCGCCCACGTTGCTGCCGGTGTTCAGCCGGGTCTGGAGCAACGGCCAGGCGCGCTCGTTGCGCCAGGCCGCGCGCCTGAACATCGAGCCATTCCCCTGGTGGCCGGTCAGCGCCGAACTGCTCGAGCACCTGCACCGGCGCGACCCCGGCCCGGTCATCGACAACCTCATGCAATGGCTGCGCGAGGTCCACCCCGATCTCTACTTCGCCCTCCCCGAGGCCACCCTGCGCTGCAAGGTCGAGCGCCTGGCCCTGGGTGCCCCGCTCGACACGCCAGCCATGGAACGGCTGCTGGCGCACGTGAACAAGGACATCACCCCATGA
- the tssI gene encoding type VI secretion system tip protein TssI/VgrG, which yields MFGSGDQPRFSLQVHGVQTDLQVLRFTGKEALGTPYLFSVELVSEDPAIDLEHLLHKLATLQIGGDGQCIHGQIACVSQGDTGARLTHYRLELVPRLAYLEHNRDLRIFQQQTVPQIIAAVLKAHGILADAYRFQLGPTVYLKRDYCTQYDETDLAFIQRLCAEEGLHYHFEHSPDGHLLVFGDDQSAFPRLARPTRFAPDSGQARDQPVVNRFGARVAARTARASRRGYDFEKPNLLLHGAHQPELPVPQPDVEDYGFPGDFTDREGARHVSQRALESLRADYLQAEGNSDQPALRSGHFFTLEAHPRDAWNALWLLAEVSHEGHQPQVLEEAGGEGGAATWQGYRNQFKALPWGTPYRPPAPGQRPRIHGAQTARVTGPAGEEIHCDALGRIKVQFHWDRDGQRDEKTSCWLRVASNWAGNGYGSLVIPRVGMEVLVAFLDGDPDRPVVAGCLYNAAHLPPLELPANKTRSVFKTASSPGAEGSNELRIEDRQGQEQIFIHAQRDWEQSVGHDQRVQVRNERHDTVQGDVHSEYHAQQHRTVHGDRKTELRGDDHLSIANSRHMKLGQALLVEAGQEVHLSAGRRLVLDAGSEVVLRAGGGFVRVDANGVTFGKGLYVDSDGQVAGGTPAMPLLPGATAQAEQAVAGRPLTQAQLDTFRRNAAFCEECERCKEGACDL from the coding sequence ATGTTCGGATCAGGAGATCAGCCCCGATTCAGCTTGCAGGTCCACGGTGTTCAAACGGACTTGCAAGTATTGCGTTTCACCGGCAAGGAGGCGCTTGGCACGCCTTACCTGTTCAGTGTCGAACTGGTCAGCGAAGACCCGGCCATCGACCTGGAACACCTGCTGCACAAACTGGCGACCTTGCAGATCGGCGGCGACGGCCAGTGCATCCACGGGCAGATCGCCTGCGTCTCCCAGGGCGACACCGGCGCCCGGCTGACCCACTACCGGCTGGAGCTGGTCCCGCGCCTGGCCTACCTCGAGCACAACCGCGACCTGCGCATCTTCCAGCAGCAAACCGTGCCGCAGATCATCGCCGCGGTGCTCAAGGCCCACGGCATCCTCGCCGACGCCTACCGATTCCAGCTTGGCCCCACGGTCTACCTCAAGCGCGACTATTGCACCCAGTACGACGAGACCGACCTGGCGTTCATCCAGCGGCTGTGCGCGGAGGAGGGGCTGCACTACCATTTCGAGCACAGCCCCGACGGCCACCTGCTGGTGTTCGGCGACGACCAGAGCGCCTTCCCGCGCCTGGCCCGGCCGACCCGCTTCGCCCCCGACAGTGGCCAGGCCCGGGACCAGCCGGTGGTCAACCGCTTCGGCGCGCGGGTGGCGGCCCGCACCGCCAGGGCCAGCCGACGCGGTTACGACTTCGAAAAGCCCAACCTGCTGCTGCACGGCGCACATCAACCCGAACTGCCCGTGCCCCAGCCGGACGTCGAGGACTACGGGTTTCCCGGGGACTTCACCGACCGCGAAGGCGCTCGCCACGTGAGCCAGCGGGCCCTCGAAAGCCTTAGGGCCGACTACCTGCAAGCCGAGGGCAACAGCGACCAGCCGGCCCTGCGCAGTGGCCATTTCTTCACCCTCGAAGCGCACCCCCGCGATGCCTGGAACGCCCTGTGGCTCCTGGCCGAGGTCAGCCACGAAGGCCATCAGCCACAAGTCCTGGAAGAGGCTGGCGGCGAAGGCGGGGCGGCGACCTGGCAGGGCTATCGCAACCAGTTCAAGGCGCTGCCCTGGGGTACTCCCTATCGGCCACCGGCACCCGGCCAGCGGCCACGCATCCACGGCGCCCAGACCGCCAGGGTGACCGGCCCGGCAGGTGAAGAGATCCACTGCGACGCCCTCGGCAGGATCAAGGTGCAGTTCCACTGGGACCGCGACGGCCAGCGCGACGAAAAGACCAGCTGCTGGCTGCGTGTGGCCAGCAACTGGGCGGGCAACGGCTACGGCAGCCTGGTCATTCCCCGGGTCGGCATGGAGGTGCTGGTGGCGTTCCTCGACGGCGACCCTGACCGGCCAGTGGTCGCCGGCTGCCTGTACAACGCCGCTCACCTGCCGCCCCTGGAACTGCCCGCCAACAAGACCCGCAGCGTGTTCAAGACGGCCAGCTCGCCGGGGGCCGAGGGCAGCAACGAACTGCGCATCGAGGACCGCCAGGGGCAGGAGCAGATCTTCATTCATGCCCAGCGCGACTGGGAACAGAGCGTCGGCCACGACCAGCGCGTTCAGGTCCGCAACGAGCGCCACGACACCGTGCAGGGCGACGTCCACAGCGAGTACCACGCCCAGCAACATCGCACCGTGCATGGCGACCGCAAGACCGAGTTGCGTGGTGACGATCACCTGAGTATCGCCAACTCCCGGCACATGAAGCTGGGCCAGGCGTTGCTGGTCGAGGCCGGGCAGGAGGTCCACCTGTCAGCCGGCAGGCGGCTGGTGCTCGATGCCGGCAGCGAGGTGGTACTGCGCGCTGGTGGTGGTTTTGTGCGGGTCGATGCCAATGGGGTGACGTTTGGCAAAGGGCTCTATGTCGACTCAGACGGCCAGGTCGCTGGTGGCACCCCGGCCATGCCCCTGCTTCCGGGCGCCACCGCCCAGGCCGAGCAGGCCGTGGCAGGCCGGCCGCTGACCCAGGCGCAGCTCGATACCTTCCGCCGCAACGCCGCGTTCTGCGAAGAGTGCGAGCGGTGCAAGGAGGGCGCCTGTGACCTGTGA
- a CDS encoding LysE family translocator, with amino-acid sequence MPFSNGFLLSLSLCLDIGIANIAMITLAMQRGFLQGFWLGLGTCVGDLVYAIAALAGMTVLLQFESVRWTLWLGGSALLVWFALKMLLAAWRGGHLASRGEVVVESGWREFLRGIFLAMSSPSAILWFAAVGGVLISRSGGGSLLDAGLFLGGFFAAGLVWCLSLCGIASHGGRLLGDRLLTWSYLLSAAIFCYFAVYVIVSGYREFILAASI; translated from the coding sequence ATGCCCTTCTCCAACGGTTTCCTGCTCAGCCTGTCCCTTTGCCTGGATATTGGCATTGCCAATATCGCCATGATCACCCTGGCCATGCAGCGCGGCTTCCTCCAGGGGTTCTGGCTGGGCCTGGGCACCTGTGTCGGCGACCTGGTCTACGCGATTGCCGCGCTGGCCGGCATGACCGTGCTGCTGCAGTTCGAAAGCGTGCGCTGGACCCTGTGGCTGGGCGGCTCGGCGCTGCTGGTGTGGTTCGCCCTGAAGATGCTGCTGGCGGCCTGGCGCGGCGGGCACCTGGCGTCGCGGGGCGAGGTGGTGGTGGAGTCGGGCTGGCGCGAGTTCCTGCGTGGGATCTTCCTGGCCATGTCCTCGCCCAGCGCCATCCTCTGGTTCGCGGCGGTGGGTGGGGTGCTGATCTCCAGGTCCGGTGGTGGCAGCCTGCTCGACGCGGGGTTGTTCCTGGGGGGCTTCTTCGCCGCCGGGCTGGTCTGGTGCCTGTCGCTGTGCGGCATCGCCAGCCATGGCGGGCGCCTGCTCGGTGATCGGCTGCTGACGTGGTCCTACCTGCTGTCGGCGGCCATTTTCTGCTATTTCGCGGTGTATGTGATTGTCTCCGGTTATCGCGAATTCATCCTCGCTGCATCTATTTGA
- a CDS encoding type II toxin-antitoxin system HicB family antitoxin yields the protein MSCMRYKGYAARVEYDERDDIFVGRVLGLRDIISFHASSVPELHEAFREALDDYLADCAEQGITPEKPASGKVMLRIRPEVHAAASIAARAAGKSLNQWADEVFEQAAMA from the coding sequence ATGAGTTGCATGCGTTACAAGGGCTATGCCGCACGTGTCGAGTACGACGAGCGCGACGATATCTTCGTTGGCCGCGTGCTTGGCCTGCGCGACATCATCAGCTTCCACGCAAGCTCGGTTCCCGAGCTGCATGAGGCATTCCGCGAGGCACTTGATGACTACCTGGCCGACTGTGCAGAGCAGGGCATCACCCCGGAAAAACCGGCTTCCGGCAAGGTCATGCTGCGTATTCGCCCTGAAGTCCATGCCGCCGCCAGCATTGCGGCGAGGGCGGCGGGAAAGAGCCTGAATCAATGGGCTGACGAAGTCTTCGAGCAGGCCGCGATGGCCTGA
- a CDS encoding threonine dehydratase: MFDLPALREAATFVHQHVPPTPQHAWPLLAERLGCQVWVKHENHAPTGAFKVRGGLVYVRALLASGQVPRGLVTATRGNHGQSMALAARQAGLPLVIVVPQGNSREKNAAMRALGAELVEHGVDFDVAREEAARIAEARGYAMVPSFHPELVRGVATYALELFEAVSGLDCVYVPIGMGSGICGLIQARNLLGLDTEIVGVVSSAADAYAQSFELGRIVTTATADTFADGMACRVPHPEAFALVRENAARIVRVDDREIAAAMRLYHEATHNTAEGAGAAALAALLQERERQAGKRVAVVLSGANVDRGRYAQVLAGDEKS, encoded by the coding sequence ATGTTCGACCTGCCCGCCCTGCGCGAAGCCGCCACGTTCGTCCACCAGCATGTGCCACCGACCCCGCAGCACGCCTGGCCGCTGCTGGCCGAGCGGTTGGGTTGCCAGGTGTGGGTCAAGCACGAGAACCATGCGCCCACCGGTGCCTTCAAGGTGCGCGGTGGCCTGGTCTACGTGCGTGCGTTGCTGGCCAGCGGCCAGGTGCCGCGCGGGTTGGTTACCGCGACCCGGGGCAACCACGGCCAGAGCATGGCCCTGGCGGCGCGCCAGGCCGGCCTGCCGCTGGTGATCGTGGTACCGCAAGGCAACTCCCGCGAGAAGAACGCCGCCATGCGCGCACTGGGCGCCGAGCTGGTGGAACATGGCGTCGACTTCGACGTGGCGCGGGAGGAAGCGGCGAGGATCGCCGAGGCCCGTGGCTATGCGATGGTGCCGTCGTTCCACCCGGAACTGGTGCGCGGCGTGGCTACCTACGCCCTGGAACTGTTCGAGGCAGTGAGCGGGCTGGATTGCGTGTACGTGCCGATCGGCATGGGCTCGGGCATCTGCGGGCTTATCCAGGCGCGCAACCTGCTGGGGCTGGACACCGAGATCGTCGGCGTGGTCTCCAGTGCTGCGGACGCCTATGCCCAGAGTTTCGAGCTGGGGCGTATCGTCACCACGGCCACTGCGGACACCTTCGCCGACGGCATGGCCTGCCGCGTGCCCCATCCGGAGGCCTTCGCCCTGGTTCGCGAAAATGCCGCACGCATCGTGCGGGTGGATGACCGTGAGATCGCGGCCGCCATGCGGCTGTACCACGAAGCCACTCACAACACGGCCGAAGGGGCCGGCGCCGCAGCCTTGGCGGCGTTGCTGCAGGAGCGCGAGCGCCAGGCCGGCAAGCGTGTCGCGGTGGTGCTCAGCGGAGCGAATGTGGACCGGGGGCGGTATGCGCAGGTGTTGGCGGGGGATGAAAAATCCTGA
- a CDS encoding PLP-dependent aminotransferase family protein, with protein sequence MGSNFVWTPLLQDDGKPRYLALVEAIADAIERGELTVGQRLPPQRRLAWALGLNPSTTQQAYREAAARHLVSGEVGRGTYVLAGSKEATLFRLKQPDHQHPLIDLSTNVPVADPHNRDLEHSLRGLLEQGETALLDHYLGPEQLMLGRIQGARWLANRGLDLAPEEVMLCGGAQQALTLVLQSLCQAGEPVMVEALTAPGIKAACRQLRLPVHGVALDDQGLRPDELDRVARASGARILVTTPTLHNPTGTCMDEARRQALADVARRHELLVIEDDVYGALTDRPPLYPLLEGRGVLITSLSKTVAAGLRLGWIAAQPALLEQIDPYAQASHWSVSPLNLRIACQWIADGTAARRLAWQREELGERWRLARALLGDALPIAGVPSPHAWLATPEDAEKVVARCRAQGVEIVPASVFAVGTDSVRAVRVSLSAAHSRAQLKQGLELVGATVLQGARD encoded by the coding sequence ATGGGTAGCAATTTCGTGTGGACGCCCCTCCTGCAAGACGACGGCAAGCCCCGGTACCTGGCGCTGGTCGAAGCCATCGCCGACGCCATCGAGCGCGGCGAACTCACGGTCGGCCAGCGCCTGCCACCGCAACGACGCCTGGCCTGGGCCCTGGGGCTCAACCCCAGCACCACCCAGCAGGCCTACCGCGAAGCGGCGGCGCGCCACCTGGTTTCCGGCGAGGTGGGCCGTGGCACCTATGTGCTGGCGGGGAGCAAGGAGGCGACGCTGTTCCGCCTCAAGCAGCCTGATCACCAGCATCCGCTGATCGACCTGTCGACCAACGTGCCCGTGGCCGATCCGCACAATCGCGACCTGGAGCACAGCCTGCGCGGCTTGCTCGAACAGGGTGAAACCGCCCTGCTCGACCATTACCTGGGGCCTGAGCAACTGATGCTGGGGCGGATCCAGGGCGCCCGCTGGCTGGCCAATCGCGGCCTGGACCTGGCACCTGAGGAGGTGATGCTCTGCGGCGGTGCCCAGCAGGCGCTGACCCTCGTGCTGCAGTCGTTGTGCCAAGCGGGTGAGCCGGTGATGGTCGAGGCGCTGACCGCACCGGGCATCAAGGCCGCCTGCCGCCAATTGCGCCTGCCGGTGCATGGCGTGGCCCTGGACGACCAGGGTCTGCGCCCGGATGAACTGGACCGTGTCGCTCGGGCCAGTGGTGCGAGGATACTGGTGACCACCCCAACCCTGCACAACCCCACCGGCACCTGCATGGACGAAGCTCGGCGCCAGGCGCTGGCGGACGTCGCCAGGCGTCATGAGCTACTGGTGATCGAAGATGATGTGTATGGCGCATTGACCGATCGGCCGCCGCTCTACCCGTTGCTCGAAGGCCGAGGCGTACTGATCACCAGCCTGTCCAAGACCGTGGCCGCCGGCCTGCGCCTGGGATGGATCGCGGCCCAACCGGCGTTGCTGGAGCAGATCGACCCTTACGCCCAGGCCAGCCACTGGTCGGTATCACCCTTGAACCTGCGTATCGCCTGCCAGTGGATCGCCGACGGCACCGCCGCCCGGCGCCTGGCGTGGCAGCGGGAAGAACTTGGCGAACGCTGGCGCCTGGCCCGGGCGCTGCTGGGGGATGCGCTACCGATCGCCGGCGTGCCCTCGCCCCATGCCTGGCTGGCCACGCCAGAAGACGCCGAGAAAGTGGTTGCCCGGTGTCGGGCGCAAGGGGTGGAGATCGTGCCGGCCAGCGTGTTCGCGGTGGGCACGGACAGCGTGCGGGCAGTGCGGGTCAGCCTGTCGGCGGCGCACAGCCGGGCGCAGTTGAAGCAGGGGCTGGAGCTCGTGGGAGCAACTGTCTTGCAGGGAGCTCGGGATTGA
- a CDS encoding DUF2790 domain-containing protein: protein MKALLILALVGISSFAYADQAKTAATQPAVEQYDYSTNLDIKRVISLSTIPNVCEVVPATMTYEDHQGQVHTLQYRALGEGCRLN, encoded by the coding sequence ATGAAAGCCTTACTGATTCTTGCATTGGTCGGTATATCCTCGTTCGCCTACGCGGACCAGGCCAAGACCGCAGCCACCCAACCCGCAGTCGAGCAGTACGACTATTCCACCAACCTCGACATCAAGCGCGTGATCAGCTTGTCGACCATCCCCAACGTGTGCGAAGTGGTGCCGGCCACCATGACCTACGAGGACCATCAGGGGCAGGTGCACACCCTCCAGTACCGCGCCCTGGGCGAGGGTTGCCGGTTGAATTGA
- a CDS encoding GNAT family N-acetyltransferase produces MRASGEGELWVARADEIVGGMSLQAVAQGHWLTGLFVAPQWRGRQVASRLVEAALTAHPGPTWLFCHPDLEAFYQRLGFTPTSDLPEALASRLARYQRNKPLLAMARGQSSATSRPGNSTSV; encoded by the coding sequence ATGCGCGCCAGCGGCGAGGGGGAGCTGTGGGTGGCCCGTGCCGATGAAATCGTGGGAGGGATGAGCCTGCAGGCTGTGGCACAAGGGCACTGGCTTACCGGCCTGTTCGTCGCGCCACAGTGGCGTGGGCGGCAGGTCGCGTCACGCCTGGTCGAAGCGGCCTTGACGGCGCACCCGGGCCCGACCTGGCTGTTCTGCCATCCAGACCTGGAGGCGTTCTACCAGCGCCTGGGCTTCACGCCCACCAGCGACCTGCCCGAAGCCCTGGCCTCGCGCCTGGCCCGCTATCAGCGCAACAAGCCACTGCTGGCGATGGCGCGGGGTCAGTCCTCGGCCACATCCAGACCGGGGAACAGCACCTCGGTGTAG
- the def gene encoding peptide deformylase, translated as MIRDILKMGDERLLRIAPPVPEHMLGSPELRQLIDDMFETMAHVGGVGLAAPQIGIDLQLVIFGFERSERYPDAEAVPRTILLNPVITPMSTEVEDGWEGCLSVPGLRGVVPRYKHISYTGVDPDGNPIDRFADGFHARVVQHECDHLIGRLYPSRIQDFSKFGYTEVLFPGLDVAED; from the coding sequence ATGATCCGTGACATTCTCAAGATGGGCGATGAACGCCTGCTGCGCATCGCCCCGCCGGTCCCCGAGCACATGCTGGGCAGCCCGGAATTGCGCCAGCTGATCGACGACATGTTCGAAACCATGGCCCACGTCGGTGGCGTGGGCCTGGCCGCGCCGCAGATCGGCATCGACCTGCAACTGGTGATCTTCGGCTTCGAGCGCAGCGAACGCTACCCGGATGCCGAAGCCGTGCCGCGGACCATCCTGCTCAACCCGGTGATCACGCCGATGTCCACCGAGGTCGAGGATGGTTGGGAGGGCTGCCTCTCGGTGCCGGGGCTGCGTGGCGTGGTGCCGCGCTACAAGCACATCAGCTATACCGGCGTCGACCCCGACGGCAACCCGATCGACCGCTTTGCCGATGGCTTCCATGCGCGGGTGGTGCAGCATGAGTGCGATCACCTGATCGGCCGTTTGTACCCCTCGCGTATTCAGGACTTCAGCAAGTTCGGCTACACCGAGGTGCTGTTCCCCGGTCTGGATGTGGCCGAGGACTGA
- a CDS encoding YihY/virulence factor BrkB family protein, translated as MIFPELRGLPLHRVLVRTVKEFLDDEMSTYASALAYQMLFSLFPFLLFLIALIGFLHLPDFFSWLRLQSELVLPPQALEQVNPVIDQLQQSKGGLLSVGIVIALWTASAGVRLMMSAMNAAYDVAEGRPVWKRFPLSIIYTVGIAGMLLAAAALMVLGPQVMEWIASQVGLEEAVVVVWTILRWPAIIILMMVAVALIYYVMPDVKQKFRFITPGSVLAVVVWIVASLGFAYYVKTFADYNAMYGSIGAIIVLLLYFYISAAVLLLGAEMNAVIEHLSAEGKNPGEKDFAGDQHRDTITVLGHEHPVEHAPQTREPNT; from the coding sequence ATGATTTTCCCTGAGCTGCGCGGTTTGCCCCTGCACCGCGTGCTGGTGCGCACCGTCAAGGAATTCCTCGATGACGAAATGTCCACCTATGCCAGCGCGCTGGCCTACCAGATGCTGTTCTCGCTGTTCCCCTTCCTGCTGTTCCTGATCGCCCTGATCGGTTTCCTGCACCTGCCGGACTTCTTCTCCTGGCTGCGCCTGCAGTCCGAACTGGTGCTGCCGCCCCAGGCCCTGGAGCAGGTCAACCCGGTGATCGACCAGTTGCAGCAATCGAAGGGCGGCTTGCTCTCGGTGGGTATCGTGATCGCCCTGTGGACGGCCTCGGCCGGCGTGCGCCTGATGATGAGCGCGATGAACGCCGCCTACGATGTGGCCGAAGGGCGGCCGGTGTGGAAGCGCTTCCCCTTGTCGATCATCTACACCGTCGGCATCGCCGGCATGTTGCTGGCGGCGGCCGCGCTGATGGTGCTGGGGCCGCAGGTCATGGAATGGATCGCCTCGCAGGTGGGGCTGGAAGAGGCGGTGGTCGTGGTGTGGACCATCCTGCGCTGGCCGGCGATCATCATCCTGATGATGGTAGCGGTGGCCTTGATCTACTACGTCATGCCCGATGTGAAGCAGAAATTCCGCTTCATCACCCCTGGCTCGGTGCTGGCGGTGGTGGTGTGGATCGTCGCCTCCCTGGGCTTTGCCTACTACGTGAAGACGTTCGCCGACTACAACGCCATGTACGGCAGCATCGGTGCGATCATCGTGCTGTTGCTGTACTTCTACATTTCCGCCGCCGTGCTGCTGTTGGGGGCGGAGATGAACGCGGTGATCGAGCACCTGTCGGCCGAAGGCAAGAACCCGGGCGAGAAGGACTTCGCGGGCGACCAGCACCGGGATACCATCACCGTGCTTGGCCATGAACACCCCGTGGAACACGCCCCTCAAACCCGCGAGCCGAATACCTGA
- a CDS encoding CsbD family protein, with protein MSGTKDKAKGLANEAVGNIKQGVGKVTGNDRLRAEGKAQEIKGEAQQAVGKVKDAVKKP; from the coding sequence ATGAGCGGTACCAAAGACAAAGCGAAAGGGCTGGCCAACGAGGCCGTGGGCAACATCAAGCAGGGCGTTGGCAAGGTCACCGGCAACGACCGGTTGCGCGCCGAAGGCAAGGCCCAGGAAATCAAGGGCGAAGCGCAGCAGGCGGTGGGCAAGGTCAAGGATGCGGTGAAGAAGCCTTGA
- a CDS encoding CvfB family protein: protein MALLGRYNSLQIVKHVEFGLYLDGGADGEILLPRRYFPKDAELELDDWLNVFIYLDSEDQLIATTEKPKMQVGEFASLKVKDINGAGIFLDWGLSKDLLMPYSEESRPLKIGDYCVVHAYLDKRTRRITATAKLDRYLDRTPVDYKAGQPVELLVAGETPMGFKAIINNRHWGLIHKNEVFKFLRSGMHEKGFIKEVRHDGKIALSLQPVGEALADTLHEQIMQRLEAAGGVLPVCDKSDPAVISQMFNVSKGNFKKAIGALFKQGRIVIHDDRIERA, encoded by the coding sequence ATGGCTCTGCTTGGGCGTTACAACAGTTTGCAAATCGTGAAACATGTGGAGTTCGGCCTGTACCTGGACGGCGGCGCCGACGGCGAAATCCTGCTGCCACGGCGTTACTTCCCCAAGGACGCCGAGCTCGAACTCGACGACTGGCTCAACGTGTTCATCTACCTCGACAGCGAAGACCAGCTGATCGCCACCACCGAGAAGCCGAAAATGCAGGTGGGCGAGTTCGCCAGCCTCAAGGTCAAGGACATCAACGGCGCAGGCATCTTCCTCGACTGGGGCCTCTCGAAGGACCTGCTGATGCCGTACTCGGAAGAGTCCAGGCCGCTGAAGATCGGCGACTACTGCGTGGTTCACGCCTACCTCGACAAACGCACCCGGCGCATCACCGCCACCGCCAAGCTGGACCGCTACCTGGATCGCACCCCGGTGGACTACAAGGCCGGCCAGCCGGTCGAGCTGCTGGTGGCCGGCGAGACGCCGATGGGGTTCAAGGCGATCATCAACAACCGCCACTGGGGCCTGATCCACAAGAACGAAGTGTTCAAGTTCCTGCGTTCGGGCATGCACGAGAAGGGCTTCATCAAGGAAGTGCGCCATGACGGCAAGATCGCCCTGAGCCTGCAACCGGTCGGCGAGGCGCTGGCCGACACCCTGCACGAGCAGATCATGCAGCGCCTGGAAGCCGCTGGTGGCGTGCTGCCGGTGTGCGACAAGAGCGACCCGGCGGTGATCAGCCAGATGTTCAATGTCAGCAAGGGCAACTTCAAGAAGGCGATCGGCGCACTGTTCAAGCAGGGCCGGATCGTCATCCATGACGATCGCATCGAGCGGGCCTGA
- a CDS encoding DUF6279 family lipoprotein: MLKRLLIAVALALTLAACNRIDVAYRNLDHLVPWSLGDYLDMNREQKRLLDERLKEQLAWHCRTQLPGYLDWLDQVRSMVANDAVTDDALQQRAREARQAIGRVAVAITPSATELLRGMNDEQVAEMRQAFRADIAKRQKAYADTPLVKQIEQRATRMQKRLEPWLGELSSEQHQRVMRWSQALGDQNRQWIKNRAHWQQQLVLALNQRADASFEPRLAQLLQRKESLWTPEYRQAFQSSEQEARSLLVDLMKQSSPAQRQYLQQQLGKVRADFSEMKCLKR, encoded by the coding sequence ATGCTCAAGCGCCTGCTCATCGCCGTTGCCCTCGCCCTCACCCTGGCGGCGTGCAATCGTATCGACGTGGCCTATCGCAACCTCGACCACCTGGTACCCTGGTCGCTGGGCGACTATCTGGACATGAACCGCGAGCAGAAGCGTTTGCTCGACGAACGGCTCAAGGAACAGCTGGCCTGGCACTGCCGCACGCAGCTGCCCGGCTATCTCGACTGGCTCGACCAGGTGCGCTCGATGGTCGCCAACGACGCGGTGACCGATGACGCCTTGCAACAGCGCGCGCGGGAGGCGCGCCAGGCCATTGGCCGGGTTGCCGTGGCCATCACCCCGTCGGCCACCGAACTGTTGCGCGGTATGAACGACGAGCAGGTGGCCGAAATGCGCCAGGCGTTTCGCGCCGACATCGCCAAACGCCAGAAAGCCTACGCCGACACGCCGCTGGTCAAGCAGATCGAGCAGCGCGCCACGCGCATGCAAAAGCGCCTGGAGCCCTGGCTGGGCGAACTCAGCAGCGAACAGCACCAGCGGGTGATGCGCTGGTCCCAGGCTCTGGGGGACCAGAACCGCCAGTGGATTAAAAACCGCGCCCACTGGCAGCAGCAACTGGTGCTGGCGCTCAACCAGCGTGCCGACGCCAGTTTCGAGCCGCGCCTGGCGCAGTTGCTGCAGCGCAAGGAGAGCCTGTGGACGCCGGAGTATCGCCAGGCGTTCCAGAGCAGCGAACAAGAGGCGCGCAGCCTGCTGGTGGACCTGATGAAACAGAGCAGCCCAGCGCAGCGTCAGTACCTGCAACAGCAACTGGGCAAGGTGCGGGCGGATTTCAGTGAAATGAAGTGCCTGAAGCGTTGA